A stretch of Carya illinoinensis cultivar Pawnee chromosome 14, C.illinoinensisPawnee_v1, whole genome shotgun sequence DNA encodes these proteins:
- the LOC122294476 gene encoding trihelix transcription factor ASIL2-like has protein sequence MASSSSPPPMSDITTPPEPPTAVPLPLSLPAPPDPQLDSQPPTTTASRRLPPPCWSHDETMALIDSYRDKWYSLRRGNLKATHWQEVADAVAQRCPAASPPKTAVQCRHKMEKLRKRYRTELQRARSMPVSRFTSSWVHFKRMDAMEKGPSSKKRANVSDSDNDNDDIDADDDEDQDLYEEFKNGGGPNMRHMSKLYRNNGTGGDNGDGGSGGSGFRIRIPTGVSIAQAGSKYFGKAEHKYNSNPNSTPYPNPSSNSGGNFGARVLRECNSAKSAGSGKRERDPLTEIVSAIKVLGDGFVRMEQMKMEMAREIEAMRMEMEMKRTEMILESQQRIVEAFAKAVSEKKKKPKRMPSPES, from the coding sequence ATggcttcctcatcctcaccacCTCCCATGTCTGACATCACCACTCCTCCGGAACCACCCACCGCCGTGCCTCTCCCGCTCTCTCTACCCGCTCCACCCGATCCGCAACTCGATTCCCAACCCCCCACCACCACCGCTTCCCGACGCCTCCCTCCTCCTTGCTGGTCTCATGACGAGACGATGGCTTTGATTGACTCGTACCGTGACAAGTGGTACTCGCTCCGCCGCGGTAACCTTAAGGCCACCCACTGGCAGGAGGTTGCCGATGCCGTGGCCCAACGGTGCCCAGCGGCATCCCCTCCCAAGACCGCAGTCCAGTGCCGTCACAAGATGGAGAAGCTACGCAAGCGCTACCGCACTGAGCTCCAGCGCGCCCGCTCCATGCCCGTCTCTCGCTTCACCTCCTCCTGGGTCCATTTCAAGCGTATGGATGCCATGGAGAAGGGCCCCTCCTCCAAGAAACGCGCCAACGTGTCCGATAGCGATAACGACAACGACGACATAGACGCTGACGATGATGAAGATCAAGATTTGTACGAAGAATTCAAGAATGGAGGAGGTCCCAATATGAGGCACATGAGTAAATTGTACAGGAATAATGGGACTGGTGGTGATAACGGCGATGGTGGTAGTGGAGGAAGTGGGTTCCGGATTAGAATCCCGACCGGGGTGAGTATAGCGCAGGCCGGATCGAAATACTTCGGCAAGGCTGAGCACAAGTATAACTCCAACCCTAATTCGACCCCGTACCCTAACCCTAGTTCAAATTCTGGTGGTAATTTCGGGGCTAGGGTTTTGAGGGAATGTAATTCGGCGAAGTCGGCAGGCTCGGGTAAGAGGGAGAGGGACCCGTTGACAGAGATTGTGTCTGCGATAAAGGTATTGGGGGATGGGTTTGTGAGGATGGAGCAGATGAAGATGGAGATGGCGAGGGAAATCGAGGCAATGaggatggagatggagatgaaGCGGACCGAGATGATCTTGGAGTCGCAGCAGCGGATTGTGGAGGCGTTTGCGAAGGCCGTCtcggagaagaagaagaagccaaaGCGAATGCCCTCTCCAGAGTCTTAA